The Akkermansia sp. N21116 genome includes a region encoding these proteins:
- a CDS encoding adenylosuccinate synthase, with protein MNTIIIGSQWGDEGKGKLIDFLTETADVVARGQGGNNAGHTVIANGQKYILHLVPSGILWPGKLCVIGNGVVLDPIGLVEEMETLRKQGIVINSENLLLSDRAHLVLPFHKEMDAASESSLGKKAIGTTKRGIGPTYADKARRIGVRVADMRCPKIFEEVLRNRIQRANIELQNMGAAPMDEDKMIAEVEAAAKVLRPHIANTIPVMNKAIKEGKSILFEGAQGAFLDVDFGTYPFVTSSNTSSAGSCTGTGVPPHKIDRIIGVCKAYTTRVGSGPFVTEDAEIADYLHGLGREFGATTGRPRRCGWADAILLRFSAMFNGFDELAMTNLDGLDQCKTIKICVGYDLDGEILEYPPARCEEWERCKPVYETLPGWMQDISSCRSWKEIPENAKKFVARLSELIGTPITTIGVGPDREQTIAVEA; from the coding sequence CAGACGTTGTTGCCCGCGGACAAGGCGGTAACAACGCAGGGCATACAGTCATTGCCAACGGTCAGAAATACATCCTGCACCTTGTGCCCTCAGGCATCCTGTGGCCCGGTAAACTGTGTGTAATCGGCAACGGTGTTGTCCTCGACCCTATCGGCCTCGTTGAAGAAATGGAAACCCTCCGCAAGCAGGGTATCGTCATCAACTCGGAAAACCTCCTTCTCTCCGACCGCGCCCACCTCGTTCTTCCTTTCCACAAGGAGATGGACGCCGCTTCCGAATCCTCCCTCGGCAAAAAGGCCATCGGTACCACCAAGCGCGGCATCGGCCCGACCTACGCCGACAAAGCACGTCGCATCGGCGTTCGCGTAGCAGACATGCGTTGCCCGAAAATCTTTGAAGAAGTCTTGCGCAACCGTATCCAGCGCGCCAATATCGAACTCCAAAACATGGGGGCCGCTCCCATGGACGAAGACAAAATGATCGCCGAAGTAGAAGCGGCAGCCAAGGTGCTCCGTCCCCACATCGCCAACACCATCCCGGTAATGAACAAGGCGATCAAGGAAGGCAAGAGTATCCTCTTCGAAGGAGCCCAGGGCGCATTCCTCGACGTTGACTTTGGTACCTATCCTTTCGTCACCTCCTCCAACACCTCGTCTGCCGGATCATGCACCGGAACGGGAGTGCCGCCCCATAAGATCGACCGCATCATCGGCGTCTGCAAGGCTTATACCACCCGCGTCGGTTCCGGGCCTTTCGTCACGGAAGATGCTGAAATCGCCGACTACCTCCATGGCCTCGGACGCGAATTCGGAGCTACGACCGGACGTCCCCGCCGCTGTGGCTGGGCTGATGCCATCCTTCTCCGCTTCTCCGCCATGTTCAACGGTTTCGACGAATTGGCCATGACTAACCTTGATGGGCTCGATCAGTGCAAGACGATCAAAATCTGCGTCGGTTACGACCTCGACGGTGAAATCCTTGAATATCCCCCTGCCCGTTGTGAAGAATGGGAACGCTGCAAACCGGTCTACGAAACACTGCCCGGCTGGATGCAGGACATCTCTTCCTGCCGTTCCTGGAAGGAAATCCCGGAGAACGCCAAGAAGTTTGTCGCACGCCTGTCCGAACTCATCGGTACTCCGATCACTACAATTGGTGTCGGCCCCGACCGCGAACAGACAATTGCCGTCGAAGCCTGA
- a CDS encoding type 1 glutamine amidotransferase family protein: MKKEVLFVLLPDFADWEIAYIAAFLNFGLEPGRAKYTVKTLSLSKEPVVSIGGLKVLPDYSLEDAPSDYAGLILIGGMSWFTSETVKIVPFVQTAIDDNKIVAGICNASVFLAMHGFLNEVKHTSNGLEYLRQFAGTNYTGTANYLDKQVVSDHSIITASGLNPLEFSKAILAALEADTPEMIEKNYQRYKTGIWIP; the protein is encoded by the coding sequence ATGAAAAAAGAAGTTCTCTTTGTCCTGCTCCCCGACTTTGCCGACTGGGAAATCGCCTACATCGCGGCATTCCTGAATTTCGGTCTGGAACCAGGCCGCGCAAAATACACCGTCAAAACACTTTCGCTCAGTAAGGAACCCGTCGTGTCAATCGGCGGGCTCAAGGTTCTGCCCGATTACAGTTTAGAGGATGCACCATCAGACTACGCAGGGCTGATTCTAATAGGCGGCATGAGTTGGTTCACATCCGAAACCGTGAAAATCGTCCCTTTCGTCCAGACAGCTATCGACGACAACAAAATCGTGGCGGGCATCTGTAACGCCTCTGTGTTCCTTGCCATGCATGGATTTCTCAATGAAGTGAAGCACACCAGCAATGGATTGGAATATCTGAGACAATTTGCCGGAACCAATTACACCGGCACCGCCAACTACCTCGATAAACAAGTTGTCAGCGACCACAGTATCATCACAGCCAGTGGTCTCAATCCCCTTGAATTCAGCAAAGCCATCCTTGCCGCACTGGAGGCCGATACCCCGGAGATGATCGAAAAGAATTACCAAAGGTACAAAACGGGGATTTGGATACCTTGA
- the serS gene encoding serine--tRNA ligase, which produces MLDIRIIRENPEMVKERLKPRGGEAWMLVDAVLKCDESRRNAETEKQSLQSERNATSKKIGMMKKNGEDSSELELRMRTIGERIKELDAIAAQAALEQEELLMGIPNMPHEGCPVGLDETCNPEIKKWGEKPAIAEPKDHVELATKLGMISFEDATRITGSGFVVYRGAGARLERALINFLLDTQTREHGYQEVGVPFMVKRECMEGTGQLPKFEDDMYGTENQQYFMVPTAEVPVTNLYRDMIVSEDQLPIKMTAYTPCFRREAGSAGRDNRGMIRIHQFDKVELVKIVSPEHSFDELESLLADAETILQKLGLHYRVIELCTGDLGFSSAKTYDIEVWAPGQGKYLEVSSCSCFVDYQARRMKLRYKDADGKNRFCHTLNGSGTALPRLYVALVESYQQPDGSIRIPEALVPYFGAEEIR; this is translated from the coding sequence ATGCTCGATATTCGCATAATTCGTGAGAACCCTGAAATGGTCAAGGAACGCCTCAAACCGCGTGGCGGCGAGGCATGGATGCTGGTGGATGCCGTCTTGAAGTGCGACGAGTCCCGCCGCAATGCCGAAACGGAAAAGCAAAGTTTACAGTCCGAACGGAATGCCACTTCCAAGAAGATTGGCATGATGAAGAAAAATGGCGAAGATTCCTCCGAGCTGGAGCTTCGCATGCGTACCATAGGCGAGCGAATCAAGGAGCTTGACGCTATTGCTGCTCAGGCTGCTCTGGAACAGGAAGAGCTTCTGATGGGTATTCCCAATATGCCTCATGAAGGATGCCCGGTCGGTCTTGATGAAACGTGTAACCCCGAAATTAAAAAATGGGGTGAAAAACCTGCAATCGCCGAACCTAAAGACCATGTCGAACTTGCCACAAAGCTGGGAATGATTTCTTTTGAAGATGCTACCCGCATCACGGGCTCCGGCTTTGTCGTGTACCGTGGCGCAGGAGCCCGGCTGGAACGTGCCCTGATCAACTTCCTGCTGGATACCCAGACCCGTGAACACGGATACCAGGAAGTGGGGGTTCCTTTCATGGTGAAGCGTGAGTGCATGGAAGGCACCGGTCAGCTTCCGAAATTCGAAGATGACATGTACGGTACGGAAAACCAGCAGTATTTCATGGTGCCGACGGCGGAAGTTCCCGTCACGAACCTGTACCGCGACATGATCGTTTCCGAAGACCAGCTTCCCATCAAGATGACGGCTTATACGCCTTGTTTTCGCCGTGAAGCCGGCAGTGCCGGGCGCGACAACAGGGGGATGATCCGCATCCATCAGTTTGACAAGGTTGAATTGGTCAAGATTGTTTCCCCCGAACATTCGTTTGACGAATTGGAATCTCTCTTGGCCGATGCGGAAACAATCCTGCAGAAGCTGGGACTTCACTACCGTGTGATTGAGCTGTGTACGGGGGATCTCGGTTTCTCGTCTGCCAAGACCTACGATATTGAAGTCTGGGCGCCGGGACAGGGCAAGTATCTGGAGGTTTCCTCTTGCTCCTGCTTTGTCGATTATCAGGCTCGCCGCATGAAATTGCGCTACAAGGATGCCGACGGAAAAAACCGTTTCTGCCACACGTTGAATGGTTCCGGAACGGCTCTTCCCCGCCTGTATGTCGCTTTGGTTGAATCCTATCAACAGCCCGACGGTTCAATCCGTATCCCGGAAGCCTTGGTGCCGTACTTCGGCGCTGAAGAAATCCGCTAA
- a CDS encoding beta-N-acetylhexosaminidase — MITVKNFALFSCSLCCLVSGVEALDIVSIPQPRSVTDAPGQFNLSSTATIAAGKELHNELIFLGTALKKFGMQVKTAPDTSARFVLKVGDIPGKEAYKLTISPRQVIIRGSDPAGVFYGIQTLLQQMEDASGKGIKNLDCGIVEDSPRYGWRGFMLDEARHFFGKEKVLQILDNMAKYKLNKFHWHLTDEPGWRMEIKKYPKLATVGGQGSWSRPNDKNVRYYTQAEIRDIIKYAADRHIEIIPEIDMPGHATAANKAYPEYSGGGTKDHPEYTFNPGKEQTYSYLTDILQEVAHIFPSPYIHLGGDEVAFASKSWDDISEVQQLKEKEKLKSNKDVERYFVHRMTDNLNKKIGKTAIGWDEMLEVHAPQDQTILMWWRHDRVPILKKALEAGYRTILSPRRPLYFDFTQHQSHKWGRTWNGFCPLQDVYEFPDKGLEQWKIPSDQQKLIMGVQANVWTERIDTPKRLDFMIWPRLCAVAESGWTAPEVKNYDNFRKRMENAYASFDKQGIYYFDERDPSRTPEPVGCNKDNKVIPMDFRD, encoded by the coding sequence ATGATCACCGTCAAAAACTTTGCTCTTTTCTCTTGTTCCCTTTGCTGCCTGGTTTCCGGAGTCGAAGCTCTCGACATCGTTTCCATTCCTCAGCCGCGTTCCGTTACGGACGCTCCGGGGCAGTTCAATCTGTCATCGACGGCTACCATCGCCGCCGGCAAAGAGTTGCACAATGAACTCATTTTCCTGGGAACTGCTCTCAAAAAATTCGGCATGCAGGTCAAAACCGCGCCGGACACCTCCGCACGATTTGTTCTCAAGGTAGGAGACATCCCCGGCAAGGAAGCCTACAAACTAACTATTTCACCCAGGCAGGTCATCATCCGGGGAAGCGATCCGGCAGGTGTTTTTTACGGTATCCAGACCCTCCTGCAGCAAATGGAGGACGCCTCCGGCAAAGGTATAAAAAATCTGGATTGCGGCATCGTTGAGGATTCTCCCCGCTACGGATGGCGAGGATTCATGCTGGATGAAGCACGCCATTTCTTCGGAAAGGAAAAAGTCCTTCAAATCCTGGACAATATGGCGAAATACAAACTCAATAAATTCCACTGGCATCTCACCGACGAACCCGGCTGGCGCATGGAAATTAAAAAGTATCCCAAGCTTGCCACAGTAGGCGGCCAGGGATCCTGGAGCCGCCCCAATGACAAAAACGTCCGTTATTATACCCAGGCTGAAATTCGCGATATCATCAAGTATGCCGCCGACCGCCACATCGAAATCATTCCTGAAATCGACATGCCAGGACATGCCACTGCCGCTAACAAAGCCTACCCCGAATACTCCGGAGGCGGTACCAAGGACCACCCCGAGTACACATTCAATCCCGGCAAGGAACAAACTTACTCCTACCTGACCGATATCCTGCAGGAAGTTGCTCACATCTTCCCTTCACCTTACATCCACCTCGGCGGTGATGAAGTCGCCTTCGCCAGTAAATCCTGGGACGATATCTCTGAAGTACAGCAACTCAAAGAGAAAGAAAAGCTCAAATCCAACAAGGATGTCGAACGCTACTTTGTCCATCGCATGACCGACAATCTCAATAAAAAAATCGGTAAAACCGCTATCGGTTGGGACGAAATGCTAGAAGTCCACGCTCCACAGGATCAAACAATCCTCATGTGGTGGCGCCATGACCGGGTTCCGATCCTGAAGAAAGCCCTTGAGGCCGGTTATAGGACGATCCTCTCTCCGCGCCGTCCTTTGTATTTCGATTTTACCCAGCATCAATCCCACAAATGGGGACGCACATGGAACGGGTTCTGCCCTCTTCAGGACGTCTATGAATTCCCGGACAAAGGCCTGGAGCAGTGGAAAATCCCGTCCGATCAGCAAAAACTCATCATGGGTGTCCAGGCCAATGTCTGGACGGAACGCATTGACACGCCCAAGCGCCTCGACTTCATGATCTGGCCACGCCTCTGCGCCGTCGCGGAATCCGGATGGACTGCCCCGGAAGTGAAAAACTACGACAATTTCCGCAAACGCATGGAAAATGCCTACGCCTCGTTCGACAAGCAAGGTATCTATTACTTTGACGAACGCGACCCGTCCCGTACTCCGGAACCCGTCGGATGCAACAAGGATAACAAGGTCATACCCATGGATTTCCGGGACTGA
- the polA gene encoding DNA polymerase I: MSDPAPNRLFLLDGMALAYRSHFAFITNPIRNSKGQNTSAIFGFANTLLSILDQEAPTHLAACFDTSVPTERHIIYPEYKANRESMPEDLRAQIPEIIRMLEAFRIPILRIDGYEADDTIGTLTRMADETDGFASYMVSQDKDLGQLISPSCFLWRPGKRGNEHEIIDVPTLLEHWNIKEPSQVIDILALMGDASDNIPGIPGIGEKTAKTLIEEFGSVENLLAHTDQLKGKRRENVEANADKAILSKKLATINRHVPLSVGLDALVRQTPDEPALRNFLQEYELRTIQARLFGKNPPRNAPANLPPDDLFAPVRSASESLDDSAGHPVTVQSDGQLTLFEDHPVKTVNDIPHDYILINTEEERLRLARLLEQAPSWCFDTETTGLDPLTDSLLGIAFCMEPHKAWYVSISDPSDLEPFRSVFAGPAEKIGHNLKFDIKVMRAAGIKVAGPFFDSMLAHALVNPGLKHGMDSLAETMLSYQTIKLADIAPPGEGKGVLDTAAVPVETMARYSAEDADITFQLAGLLRKEVRESGMEPLFMEIEMPLLPVLADMEFEGVRILPKALEDASDAMTGYLEDLIRKVEQAAGHPLNLNSPKQLGELLFGELKLVEKPKKTKTGQFVTDEETLSTLSQKHEVVRDILAYREAAKLKGTYLDALPRFISPADGRIHSQFHQLLTATGRLASQDPNLQNIPVRSDQGKLIRKAFVPRSDEYLILSADYSQIELRIMAALSGDEAMIHAFRDNRDIHTETASRVYGVAREDVTSDMRRAAKMVNFGIIYGISAFGLSQRLGCPRAEAAALIENYFTQFPGVKAYMDTLIEKATRLGYAETLCGRKRMLPDLQSANKNIRSSAERTAINTPIQGTAAEMIKIAMIRVHRLLEQTRSRLILQIHDELLIDLHKEEQELVSPIVETMRTALVLPHGVPASVEAQTGANWLEAH; this comes from the coding sequence ATGAGTGATCCCGCCCCCAACCGATTGTTCCTGCTGGATGGCATGGCCCTGGCCTACCGCTCCCACTTTGCCTTTATCACCAATCCCATCCGGAATTCCAAGGGGCAAAACACGTCTGCTATCTTCGGATTTGCCAACACCCTTCTCTCCATACTCGACCAGGAAGCCCCTACCCACCTCGCCGCATGCTTTGATACGTCGGTTCCTACGGAACGCCATATCATCTATCCGGAATACAAGGCCAACCGGGAATCCATGCCGGAGGACCTCCGTGCCCAAATCCCGGAAATCATCCGCATGCTGGAAGCTTTCCGTATCCCTATTCTCCGGATTGACGGTTACGAAGCGGATGACACCATCGGCACCCTCACCCGCATGGCGGATGAAACGGACGGCTTTGCCTCCTACATGGTTTCGCAGGACAAAGATCTGGGCCAGCTCATTTCACCTTCATGTTTCCTCTGGCGTCCCGGCAAACGGGGAAATGAACATGAAATCATCGATGTCCCCACTCTGCTTGAACATTGGAATATTAAGGAACCTTCCCAGGTCATCGACATCCTCGCCCTCATGGGAGATGCTTCCGACAACATCCCCGGCATCCCCGGCATCGGAGAAAAAACGGCCAAAACCCTCATTGAAGAATTCGGCTCTGTTGAAAACCTCCTTGCCCACACGGATCAACTCAAAGGCAAACGCCGGGAAAACGTCGAGGCCAATGCCGACAAAGCCATCCTCTCCAAAAAACTGGCCACCATCAACCGTCACGTACCGCTTTCCGTCGGACTGGATGCCCTCGTTCGTCAAACTCCCGATGAGCCGGCTCTGCGCAACTTCCTTCAGGAATACGAACTCCGTACCATCCAGGCACGTCTCTTCGGCAAAAATCCCCCCCGCAACGCTCCCGCCAATCTTCCCCCAGACGACCTCTTTGCTCCGGTCCGTTCAGCTTCCGAGTCCCTCGACGATTCTGCGGGTCATCCCGTTACGGTACAGTCCGATGGGCAGCTCACGCTGTTCGAGGACCATCCTGTAAAAACCGTCAACGATATCCCCCACGACTACATCCTCATCAACACGGAGGAAGAACGCCTCCGCCTTGCCCGTCTCCTCGAACAGGCTCCCTCCTGGTGCTTCGACACGGAAACGACCGGATTGGATCCTCTGACGGATTCCCTGCTCGGTATCGCCTTCTGCATGGAACCCCACAAGGCATGGTATGTCTCTATTTCCGATCCATCCGATCTGGAACCCTTCCGTAGCGTCTTTGCCGGACCTGCGGAAAAAATCGGGCATAACCTTAAATTCGACATCAAAGTCATGCGGGCGGCCGGCATCAAGGTTGCGGGCCCCTTCTTCGACAGTATGCTGGCGCATGCCCTCGTCAACCCCGGACTGAAGCATGGCATGGATTCTCTCGCGGAAACCATGCTCTCCTACCAGACCATTAAACTTGCCGATATTGCCCCTCCCGGAGAAGGCAAGGGAGTGTTGGATACCGCCGCTGTCCCTGTCGAAACCATGGCTCGTTACTCCGCCGAAGATGCAGACATCACCTTCCAACTGGCTGGCCTCCTTCGTAAGGAAGTCCGTGAAAGCGGTATGGAACCTCTCTTTATGGAGATCGAAATGCCTCTCCTGCCTGTCCTTGCCGACATGGAATTCGAAGGAGTCCGCATCCTTCCCAAAGCCTTGGAAGACGCTTCCGATGCCATGACAGGCTACCTCGAAGATCTCATCCGAAAGGTCGAACAAGCGGCTGGGCACCCGCTCAACCTCAATTCCCCCAAACAACTCGGAGAATTGCTCTTCGGAGAACTCAAATTGGTCGAAAAACCCAAGAAGACAAAAACCGGGCAATTCGTCACCGATGAAGAAACCCTCTCCACTCTGTCGCAAAAGCACGAAGTCGTTCGTGACATTCTCGCCTACCGTGAAGCAGCTAAACTCAAAGGTACCTATCTCGATGCCCTGCCCCGTTTCATTTCTCCGGCAGACGGACGCATCCACTCCCAGTTCCACCAATTGCTTACTGCTACCGGGCGTCTCGCCTCGCAGGATCCCAACCTGCAAAACATACCTGTTCGCTCCGATCAGGGTAAATTGATTCGTAAAGCATTCGTCCCGAGATCGGATGAATACCTCATCCTCTCCGCCGACTATTCCCAGATAGAACTGCGCATCATGGCGGCCCTCTCCGGAGACGAAGCCATGATCCATGCCTTCCGTGACAATCGCGACATCCACACCGAAACCGCCTCCCGCGTTTACGGAGTCGCCCGGGAAGACGTCACCTCGGACATGCGCCGGGCCGCCAAAATGGTCAATTTCGGAATCATCTACGGCATCTCGGCATTCGGGCTTTCCCAGCGACTTGGTTGTCCGCGCGCGGAAGCAGCCGCCCTCATCGAAAACTATTTCACCCAGTTCCCCGGAGTCAAAGCCTACATGGACACCTTGATCGAAAAAGCCACCCGCCTCGGCTATGCCGAGACACTGTGCGGCAGGAAGCGCATGCTCCCCGATCTCCAGTCCGCCAACAAAAATATCCGTTCTTCCGCCGAACGAACGGCCATCAATACCCCCATCCAGGGCACGGCGGCGGAAATGATCAAAATCGCTATGATCCGCGTCCATCGCCTGCTTGAACAAACCCGTTCCCGCTTGATTCTGCAGATTCATGACGAACTTCTGATCGATCTCCACAAGGAAGAGCAGGAATTGGTCTCTCCCATCGTAGAAACCATGCGGACTGCACTCGTCCTCCCGCATGGCGTCCCAGCCTCCGTAGAGGCCCAGACAGGAGCAAACTGGCTGGAAGCCCATTGA
- a CDS encoding nitrilase-related carbon-nitrogen hydrolase, translated as MLICCLAPLPGSAPCDIRSMAEFVVRESLSAHQHGASVILWPEYLWAFCSDVNTATPALLESLLSPLKKEKLFVLAGTLQIVCSEGKAPSNTALILSHGQWYLQDKIALAPREASMTSTHAIRLFTINGLRIATLICMDVEMPELGTLLKQQSVDILLVPFCVEDEEGIRRIAVCAEARSIELGCYTAICPLLGTPPGNKAEAIGDIQFFHPAQKAFANVPPPVIERTQILLTGTCPIDSKALRLARRNWMESTPSTSFCSGISVKSSDSES; from the coding sequence ATGTTGATCTGCTGCCTTGCCCCTCTCCCCGGTTCAGCGCCTTGCGATATTCGTTCCATGGCTGAATTCGTCGTTCGGGAAAGCCTCTCCGCTCATCAACACGGTGCATCCGTTATCCTTTGGCCGGAATACCTCTGGGCATTCTGTTCCGATGTCAATACTGCCACTCCCGCGTTACTCGAATCCCTCCTTTCTCCACTCAAGAAGGAAAAACTATTCGTCCTCGCGGGAACTTTGCAAATCGTTTGTTCCGAGGGAAAAGCTCCCTCCAATACCGCCCTGATCCTCAGCCACGGCCAATGGTATCTGCAGGACAAGATCGCTCTGGCTCCCCGCGAAGCATCCATGACTTCCACACACGCCATCCGTCTTTTTACTATCAATGGATTGCGTATTGCCACCCTGATCTGTATGGACGTGGAAATGCCCGAATTGGGAACTCTGCTCAAACAGCAATCCGTCGATATCCTGCTCGTTCCCTTCTGCGTAGAAGACGAGGAAGGAATACGCCGTATTGCCGTTTGTGCGGAAGCCCGGTCCATCGAACTGGGATGCTACACTGCCATCTGCCCTCTCCTGGGTACTCCCCCCGGCAATAAGGCCGAAGCCATAGGCGACATCCAATTCTTCCATCCGGCGCAAAAGGCTTTCGCCAATGTTCCGCCTCCCGTCATCGAACGTACCCAAATCCTCTTGACGGGAACTTGCCCGATCGATTCCAAAGCTCTGCGTCTTGCCCGGCGCAACTGGATGGAATCCACTCCTTCAACATCCTTCTGTTCAGGAATATCTGTAAAATCATCCGATTCGGAATCATGA